The following proteins come from a genomic window of Nothobranchius furzeri strain GRZ-AD chromosome 1, NfurGRZ-RIMD1, whole genome shotgun sequence:
- the zgc:66433 gene encoding CRACD-like protein isoform X6 translates to MAGKFGCFKGRNDGAAMASGSPDVMTSQEPAEVQEECSGKKKSRFQTFKMFFARKKRKEPQTTEGEGGLKASQSSDNVSETSENNTLTRSEKERGSGSKISLGNKALSHDSVFVSDSSEATEGLGASQDSIHGKVKSLQLQLKQAIRLGSPPSLMCVKKTEDAGTMSEDDGLPCSPPEYTSHRAELTQAQRNGSNSLLAVDSDDDDGKRSGATSSRAVSPLVVPGDFSQPASPFGCLDNSAAKHKLGLRHKAYNKRKPASKLELNAEEDCRPEEVITIFVPGAGTMEQQVKETSEVSDSGESGDQLEPKVEREEEEEEEEEEEAAQEASHALDTSCVLEPMVSEDEVSDDQPLISSADSSRVSPEPPAGLSESSPAGVSCGAEDRDSVSEGEDVVQRSDEVASSFLEEVLSSLKTPLSSHVADEETEGVVMETKEETKEEQNKEVETDQSVEMMEEEEEVEEPVGCQDASFSSVLSDQTHEEEEELPNTYSLEEEDVEMGEKAESREEDEAVEQLTRHDGEEDESEEENHALQNHSEAQSEEEEGGAAEVMEEKPELEEEMLDVNQAECSDEEEVEEEENEGRDVEENEEEERGVVEEMGEMISDSQDEEDPHISSVQEAEGGEGGDDSASTNGEIVPEMSDQEVDIGREGQKDLNQNSEDEREDEEEEAELTEPKSEEEEVTHPDEAREDLEQEHEEIISSFTMKPVQDPEEAAEQTMVSSRPPSLSSLSPPESHPDSPSEKGPVSSSSKTTTVHINLASPSSEKSTHPFHLSPVAADPSESVCESPRPPPDGESTRSSPPEEDQGRSVWGGDDLCPASVQEVVPQPADQSKVRFTVAPAWLRSQSLTSSSTGHVSPPPPLPEPKGGDEDSTAETPSAGSPQTTAAVTTPESSVVVEGNPENPFGVRLRKTSALRRFSSEEETLEAPGEAQVQPVGVKVDSAQTPLCPPPNNKPAVPKKPEVHGDAGGKLRRISEPAAGRGGPGGSDPPSWISMANQKQKVYKENSLDEITVKKEEQERKSSLPVSVSREHSNKAKGGPSVTSTPSAFVEKETRKVFSPPTPVPPQPLKSQLLLVTPKPQAPPPTSKPPPQTNSPQMPPAPATPLHISLKSPPCTTPSQISKTATTTDTPVVTSPPFSSRTFPERPVLRAPELPLQAAFPQRRPPSPALPHDEPPWMALAKKKAKAWSEMPQIVQ, encoded by the exons TGACggtgctgccatggcgtcaggatCCCCAGATGTGATGACCAGTCaggagcctgctgaggtccaagaggAGTGCTCAG GAAAGAAGAAATCCAGATTCCAGACTTTTAAAATGTTCTTTGCTAGAAAGAAGAGGAAGGAGCCCCAGACGACTGAAGGCGAGGGGGGCCTTAAAGCGAGCCAGTCCAGCGACAATGTCAGCGAAACATCAGAGAACAACACACTCACTCGTTCGGAGAAAGAGAGGGGGTCTGG atcaaAGATCAGTCTGGGCAACAAGGCCTTGTCGCATGACTCTGTCTTTGTCTCAGACTCGTCAGAAGCCACTGAGGGACTCGGAGCGTCTCAGGACAGCATCCATGGGAAAGTCAAATCACTGCAG CTGCAGCTAAAGCAGGCCATCAGGCTGGGATCTCCTCCATCCTTGATGTGTGTGAAGAAGACAGAAGATGCTGGAACCATGTCTGAGGATGATGGTCTACCCTGTAGTCCACCTGAATACACAAGCCACCGCGCCGAGCtg ACGCAGGCTCAGAGGAACGGCTCCAACAGCTTGCTGGCTgtcgacagtgatgatgatgatggcaag CGGTCCGGTGCAACCTCCAGCAGAGCCGTGAGCCCCCTGGTGGTACCTGGAGACTTCAGTCAGCCGGCGAGTCCCTTTGGCTGCCTGGACAActctgctgccaaacacaagctgGGCCTCAGGCACAAAGCCTACAACAAAAGGAAACCTGCCAGt AAGCTCGAGTTGAACGCAGAAGAAGATTGCAGACCAGAGGAGGTGATAACCATCTTCGTGCCAGGAGCAGGAACTATGGAGCAACAAGTGAAAGAGACGTCAGAAG TTTCTGATTCAGGTGAAAGTGGTGATCAGCTTGAACCAAAAGTagagagggaggaagaggaggaggaggaggaagaggaggaagcagCACAGGAAGCTTCTCACGCTCTGGACACTTCCTGTGTGCTTGAGCCGATGGTCTCAGAGGACGAGGTCTCTGATGACCAGCCCCTGATCTCCTCTGCAGACAGTTCAAG GGTTTCGCCAGAGCCCCCTGCTGGTCTGAGCGAGTCCAGCCCCGCAGGCGTCTCCTGTGGAGCAGAAGACCGTGATTCCGTATCAGAGGGAGAAGATGTGGTCCAGAGGAGCGATGAGGTGGCGAGCTCCTTCTTAGAAGAGGTGCTGAGCTCCCTGAAGACTCCTCTCTCTTCCCACGTGGCTGATGAGGAGACTGAAGGTGTCGTCATGGAGACGAAGGAGGAGACGAaagaagagcagaacaaggaggtaGAGACAGATCAAAGTGTGGAGATgatggaagaggaagaagaggtagAGGAACCTGTTGGCTGTCAGGATGCTTCGTTCTCGTCAGTCCTGTCTGATCAGACccacgaggaagaggaggagcttcCCAACACTTACTCCCTAGAGGAGGAAGATGTGGAGATGGGAGAGAAGGCTGAAAGTAGAGAGGAGGATGAAGCTGTGGAGCAGCTCACTAGGCATGAT GGAGAGGAGGACGAGTCTGAAGAAGAAAACCATGCTCTTCAAAACCATTCAGAGGCCCAGtcggaggaagaggagggaggagcagcagaggtgatggaggagaaacccgagctggaggaggagatgtTGGATGTAAACCAGGCAGAGTGTAGTgatgaggaggaggtggaggaggaagagaaTGAAGGGAGAGACGTTGAGGAGAATGAGGAAGAAGAGAGAGGTGTTGTAGAGGAAATGGGAGAGATGATTTCTGATTCCCAGGATGAGGAAGATCCACACATCTCATCTGTTCAGGAGGCAGAAGGAGGTGAGGGAGGAGATGATTCGGCATCCACCAACGGTGAGATTGTTCCAGAAATGAGTGATCAGGAGGTCGATATTGGGAGGGAGGGGCAGAAAGATCTGAACCAGAACTCTGAAGATGAAAGGGAGGATGAAGAAGAGGAGGCTGAATTAACAGAACCGAAgtctgaggaagaggaggtgacTCATCCTGATGAGGCTAGAGAAGACCTGGAGCAGGAACACGAGGAAATCATCTCCTCCTTCACTATGAAACCAGTACAAGATCCAGAGGAGGCTGCAGAACAAACCATGGTTTCATCCAGACCTCCTTCTCTGTCTTCTCTCTCTCCTCCCGAGTCACATCCCGACTCTCCATCAGAAAAAGGTCCAGTCAGTTCTTCCAGTAAGACCACCACCGTACACATTAACCTGGCCTCTCCCAGCTCCGAGAAGTCCACTCACCCATTCCATCTGAGTCCAGTTGCTGCAGATCCCAGTGAAAGTGTCTGTGAGTCTCCTCGTCCACCTCCTGACGGGGAGTCCACAAGGTCATCACCTCCAGAAGAAGACCAAGGGCGGTCCGTCTGGGGAGGTGATGATTTATGTCCAGCATCAGTGCAGGAAGTGGTTCCCCAGCCAGCAGATCAGAGTAAGGTCCGCTTCACCGTTGCCCCCGCGTGGCTGAGGTCACAGAGTTTGACCTCCTCTTCAACCGGACACGTGTCCCCGCCTCCTCCACTGCCAGAACCCAAAGGAGGCGACGAAGACTCTACAGCAGAAACCCCCTCGGCCGGTTCTCCTCAGACCACAGCTGCTGTGACAACACCAG AGAGCTCCGTGGTGGTCGAGGGAAACCCGGAGAATCCTTTTGGAGTTCGGCTCAGGAAGACATCAGCTCTGCGCCGCTTCAGCTCCGAGGAGGAAACCTTAGAG GCTCCAGGTGAGGCCCAAGTTCAGCCAGTCGGTGTTAAAGTGGACTCAGCTCAGACCCCCCTGTGTCCTCCACCCAACAACAAACCTGCGGTCCCTAAGAAACCAGAGGTCCACGGCGACGCCGGAGGGAAACTCAGACGGATCTCAG AACCAGCTGCAGGTCGAGGTGGTCCCGGTGGGTCAGATCCTCCCAGCTGGATCTCCATGGCCAATCAGAAGCAGAAGGTCTATAAGGAGAACTCGCTGGATGAGATCACAGTCAAGAAG GAGGAACAGGAGCGAAAGTCTTCGTTACCAGTCAGTGTCAGCAGAGAGCACAGCAACAAAGCaaaag GGGGTCCTTCAGTGACCAGTACACCTTCAGCGTTTGTAGAAAAGGAGACCAGGAAGGTGTTTTCTCCTCCAACTCCAGTGCCTCCTCAGCCTTTAAAGTCCCAGCTGCTCCTCGTCACCCCCAAACCTCaggcccccccacccacatccaaGCCTCCCCCACAAACCAACTCCCCCCAGATGCCCCCAGCCCCAGCGACTCCCCTCCACATCTCTCTGAAGTCTCCTCCTTGCACGACCCCATCACAGATCTCCAAAACTGCCACGACAACTGACACACCTGTTGTCACTTCACCTCCCTTTTcgtccagaaccttcccagagaGGCCCGTTCTCAGAGCTCCAGAGCTCCCCCTACAGGCAGCGTTCCCTCAGCGCAGACCTCCTTCCCCAGCTCTACCTCATGACGAGCCACCCTGGATGGCACTGGCCAAGAAGAAGGCCAAAGCCTGGAGCGAAATGCCACAAATAGTCCAGTGA